One genomic region from Arthrobacter sp. YN encodes:
- a CDS encoding AMP-binding protein: protein MTIQPDLAGVSFAANLAAFGDRTAISVGDRSISYGELAQLVGAMARSFGPARRLIALEAENTLSSLTVYLAAMASGHPLLILPPGGGQASEALIAAYDPDIVARSGPGDCVLDVLRDETRHDLHPELALLVSTSGSTGSPKLVRLSGASVQANAAAIAEYLHLRPSDTAATTLPLSYCYGMSVVNSHLLVGASLVLTELSVVDPCFWDLVRSRHVTSFAAVPYTFDLLDRVGFEHLDLPSLRYITQAGGRLAPERVRCYAELGQKRGWDLFVMYGQTEATARMAYLPPDQAAVHPHAIGVPLPGGAFRLEPVPGLDASELVFSGPNVMLGYAERPEDLALGREISELRTGDLARQDPGGLYEIVGRRSRFVKIAGLRIDLGQVERILSHLGLSAAAAGSDEMVVAAVEGAHDLALVAKTLAQDLRVPRAAVELHSVPSIPRLANGKPDYPAILALSLQPDSDRQPEAEASTGSASSTDTVREIFEDVLECRNVKGSDTFVSLGGDSLSYVAASVRLERALGYVPTGWHLMPVCELTPAPSSAGRQSGAVTSKTGKARTLRGRLFARMETGIVLRAVAIVFIVSTHFKFFDWEGTAHVLMALAGYNFARFQLSGSRKERLLRQLRTVGRIVLPSVVVIAVAFVLTDDYGWQNVFLLNSLLGPQGWTDMSRFWFVEVLVHILLGLAVLLAIPAVDRALRRWPWGFPLALAGVDLLQRFDVVEVSYPGQGPVLWLFALGWAAAASKNVRQRAVVTAIALVTIPGSFSDEYRSATIVVGFLVLLWIPTLPVPRGLHRITALLATSSLYVYVTHWLIYPLLVEGDRGLAVLASLAVGVAYWAAATRAMASAERWLLLRRERDLSPGKAS, encoded by the coding sequence GTGACTATTCAGCCGGATTTGGCCGGAGTTTCGTTCGCCGCCAACCTGGCCGCGTTCGGAGACCGTACCGCCATCAGCGTTGGCGACCGCTCAATCAGCTATGGTGAGCTGGCCCAGCTCGTAGGGGCGATGGCGCGGTCGTTCGGTCCCGCCCGACGCCTGATTGCGCTTGAGGCCGAGAATACCTTGTCGTCGTTGACGGTCTACCTCGCTGCCATGGCGTCCGGACATCCTCTGCTGATTTTGCCCCCGGGCGGTGGCCAAGCTTCCGAAGCACTCATTGCCGCCTATGATCCCGACATTGTTGCCCGTTCAGGCCCTGGCGATTGTGTCCTGGACGTCCTGAGGGACGAGACCCGGCACGACTTACATCCCGAGTTGGCGCTCTTGGTCAGCACGTCCGGTTCCACCGGATCACCGAAACTTGTTCGTCTCTCCGGCGCCTCCGTTCAGGCCAACGCGGCCGCTATCGCCGAGTACTTGCACCTGCGTCCAAGTGACACCGCAGCCACCACGCTTCCCCTCTCGTACTGTTACGGGATGAGCGTGGTCAACAGCCACTTGCTGGTGGGCGCATCTTTGGTACTGACCGAGCTTTCGGTGGTGGATCCCTGTTTTTGGGACCTGGTCCGATCAAGGCACGTGACATCGTTTGCCGCCGTGCCGTACACGTTCGACCTTCTGGACCGGGTCGGCTTCGAGCACCTGGACCTTCCGAGCCTGCGTTACATCACCCAGGCTGGAGGCCGCCTGGCACCGGAGCGAGTCCGTTGCTACGCAGAGTTGGGCCAAAAACGCGGGTGGGACCTTTTTGTCATGTACGGGCAGACGGAGGCGACAGCCCGGATGGCCTACCTGCCACCCGACCAAGCGGCAGTCCACCCGCACGCTATCGGAGTGCCACTACCAGGCGGAGCGTTCCGGCTTGAACCAGTCCCGGGGTTGGACGCCAGCGAACTCGTATTCAGCGGCCCCAACGTCATGCTGGGCTATGCGGAGCGACCCGAGGACCTGGCTCTCGGCCGCGAAATTTCAGAGCTCCGCACCGGTGACCTTGCCCGTCAAGACCCGGGCGGCCTCTATGAAATCGTTGGCCGGCGCAGCCGATTCGTCAAAATCGCTGGGCTCCGGATTGATCTGGGACAAGTAGAACGGATCCTTTCACACCTTGGCCTCAGTGCCGCCGCTGCCGGCTCGGACGAGATGGTGGTGGCAGCAGTGGAAGGCGCCCATGACCTCGCCTTGGTCGCCAAAACTTTGGCGCAGGACCTGCGGGTGCCGCGTGCCGCCGTCGAACTTCATTCTGTACCGTCCATTCCGCGGCTGGCCAACGGAAAACCCGACTACCCGGCCATCCTGGCATTGTCCCTCCAGCCCGATTCAGATCGGCAACCAGAGGCGGAGGCAAGTACGGGTTCTGCGTCATCGACGGACACTGTGCGGGAGATTTTCGAGGACGTCCTCGAATGCCGCAACGTCAAAGGGTCCGACACGTTCGTTTCCTTGGGGGGTGACTCACTTTCCTATGTGGCTGCTTCGGTCCGTTTGGAGCGCGCTCTCGGCTATGTTCCGACCGGCTGGCACCTCATGCCTGTGTGCGAGCTCACGCCCGCCCCTTCATCCGCTGGTCGCCAGTCCGGCGCGGTGACCAGCAAAACGGGCAAAGCCAGGACTTTGCGGGGACGGCTGTTCGCCCGCATGGAGACAGGTATTGTTCTGCGCGCCGTGGCAATCGTCTTCATAGTGTCCACGCACTTCAAATTCTTCGACTGGGAAGGAACAGCGCACGTCCTGATGGCGCTGGCCGGCTATAACTTTGCCCGCTTCCAGTTGTCCGGCTCCCGAAAGGAGCGGCTGCTGAGGCAGCTGCGTACCGTTGGGCGGATCGTGCTTCCGAGCGTCGTCGTGATTGCCGTCGCGTTTGTGCTCACGGATGATTATGGCTGGCAGAACGTGTTCCTGCTGAACTCTCTCCTGGGTCCCCAGGGGTGGACGGATATGTCCCGCTTCTGGTTCGTTGAGGTACTGGTCCACATCTTGCTCGGTTTGGCTGTGCTGCTCGCGATACCGGCGGTTGATCGTGCCCTGCGCAGGTGGCCGTGGGGCTTCCCCCTGGCTTTGGCGGGCGTTGACCTGCTGCAGCGCTTCGACGTCGTCGAAGTGTCGTATCCCGGGCAGGGGCCCGTGCTGTGGCTTTTTGCACTGGGTTGGGCGGCTGCGGCCTCAAAAAACGTCCGGCAGCGCGCCGTCGTCACCGCTATCGCCTTGGTGACGATCCCCGGTTCATTTTCGGATGAGTATCGTAGTGCAACCATCGTGGTTGGGTTCCTTGTCCTGCTGTGGATCCCGACTCTGCCCGTGCCACGTGGACTGCATCGAATCACGGCTCTGCTGGCCACGTCTTCCCTGTATGTCTATGTCACTCACTGGCTGATATACCCCCTGTTGGTGGAGGGGGACAGAGGCCTGGCCGTTCTTGCTTCCTTGGCCGTTGGTGTGGCCTATTGGGCGGCTGCCACCCGGGCCATGGCCAGCGCCGAGCGGTGGCTTCTACTTCGCCGTGAGAGAGACCTTAGCCCTGGCAAGGCATCCTGA
- a CDS encoding dihydrofolate reductase family protein gives MGKVAWGFTCSIDGFIAGPGHDMSWLSDAEPLDNGTTERMAGEVAVIISGRDGYDAAKAQRDERDQMTAEAYGGAWSGTEIILTHRPEEIADDPTIIALNCNVMEAVRRAQEIAGDRDVQIISADIARQALELDLIDELQVFVAPVFLGDGTRIFDVPGGRRYDWELVQMYEGAERSFGRTYRPKRR, from the coding sequence ATGGGCAAAGTAGCCTGGGGATTCACATGCTCCATCGACGGTTTCATCGCTGGGCCCGGACATGACATGAGCTGGTTGTCCGATGCCGAACCACTCGACAACGGCACCACCGAGCGGATGGCCGGCGAGGTCGCGGTGATCATCTCCGGCAGGGACGGTTACGACGCAGCGAAAGCTCAAAGGGACGAGCGGGATCAGATGACAGCCGAGGCTTATGGCGGTGCCTGGTCCGGGACCGAGATCATCCTTACCCACCGGCCGGAAGAGATCGCCGACGACCCCACCATCATTGCGCTTAACTGCAACGTCATGGAGGCGGTCCGCCGTGCCCAGGAGATCGCCGGCGACAGGGACGTTCAGATCATCAGCGCCGACATCGCCCGCCAAGCACTGGAACTCGACCTCATCGACGAACTGCAGGTCTTCGTAGCCCCAGTGTTCCTCGGCGATGGCACCCGCATCTTCGATGTCCCCGGCGGGCGCCGCTATGACTGGGAGCTCGTCCAGATGTACGAGGGCGCCGAACGCAGTTTCGGGCGAACCTACCGGCCGAAGCGGCGCTGA
- the mtr gene encoding mycothione reductase, which produces MHNTASQTAVDRHYDLVIIGTGSGNSIPGPEFEDQSIAIIEEGSFGGTCLNAGCIPSKMYVHTADTALDIAESGRLGLRAELNSVDWPAMVTRIFENRVDPIAAAGEEYRRSPRTPNIDVYDQHAVFVGKRTLRTGQGAHHKTISGDQIVIAAGSRPVIPEDIAASGVRYHTNEDIMRLPRLPKSLVIIGGGYIAMEFAHVFDALGTDVTIIARSTLLGNLDEDLHGPYNDLAAERFDIRFGRTTIGADQTDQGITVRLDDGTSATGEVLLVATGRIPNGDLLDPHSGGIETIGAGRIKVDEHGRSTSAAGVWALGDVSSPYMLKHVANAEMRAVRHNLLNPENLQKMPHDHVPAAVFTNPQIATVGMTEAQAREHGHNVTTKVQTYGDVAYGWALEDTTGICKLIADQETGKLLGAHYMGPQASTLIQQMITVLAFDLDVRQFAANQYWIHPALPEVTENALLGLTFNRPDRTD; this is translated from the coding sequence ATGCACAACACTGCCAGCCAGACCGCCGTAGACCGGCATTACGACCTGGTCATCATCGGCACCGGGTCCGGGAACTCCATTCCCGGACCCGAGTTCGAAGACCAGTCGATCGCGATCATCGAGGAAGGGTCGTTCGGCGGCACCTGCCTGAACGCCGGCTGCATCCCTTCGAAAATGTACGTACACACCGCCGACACCGCGCTGGACATTGCTGAGTCCGGGCGGCTGGGCCTCCGCGCTGAGCTCAACTCCGTAGACTGGCCGGCCATGGTCACCCGCATCTTTGAGAACCGCGTCGACCCTATAGCCGCCGCCGGTGAGGAATACCGCCGAAGCCCACGGACCCCGAACATCGACGTCTACGACCAGCACGCCGTCTTCGTCGGAAAACGCACCTTGCGCACGGGTCAAGGCGCCCACCATAAAACCATCTCAGGTGACCAGATCGTCATCGCCGCAGGTTCCCGGCCCGTCATCCCCGAGGACATCGCTGCCTCCGGCGTGCGGTACCACACCAACGAGGACATCATGCGGCTCCCCCGGCTACCCAAATCCTTGGTAATCATCGGTGGTGGCTACATCGCCATGGAGTTCGCCCACGTCTTCGACGCCCTCGGCACGGACGTCACGATCATCGCCCGCTCCACGCTCCTGGGGAACCTCGATGAAGACCTGCACGGCCCGTACAACGACTTGGCGGCAGAACGCTTCGATATCCGGTTCGGCCGGACCACCATCGGCGCCGACCAGACAGACCAAGGCATAACCGTCAGGCTCGACGACGGCACCTCCGCCACCGGGGAGGTACTGCTGGTGGCCACCGGGCGCATCCCCAACGGGGACCTGCTGGACCCACACTCCGGCGGGATCGAGACCATAGGCGCCGGGCGTATCAAGGTCGATGAGCACGGCCGGTCAACCTCCGCTGCAGGTGTCTGGGCCCTCGGCGACGTCTCCTCGCCCTACATGCTCAAGCACGTCGCCAACGCCGAGATGCGCGCCGTACGCCACAACCTGCTCAACCCGGAAAACCTGCAGAAAATGCCGCACGACCACGTCCCTGCCGCCGTCTTCACCAACCCCCAGATCGCCACCGTCGGGATGACCGAAGCCCAAGCCCGCGAACACGGCCACAACGTGACAACCAAGGTCCAAACCTACGGGGACGTGGCCTACGGCTGGGCACTGGAAGACACCACCGGCATCTGCAAACTCATCGCCGACCAAGAGACCGGCAAACTCCTTGGCGCCCACTACATGGGCCCCCAAGCATCAACCCTGATCCAGCAAATGATCACCGTCCTGGCCTTCGACCTCGACGTCCGCCAGTTCGCTGCCAACCAATACTGGATCCACCCCGCACTGCCCGAAGTCACCGAAAACGCCCTGCTCGGTCTGACCTTCAACCGACCAGACCGCACCGATTAG
- a CDS encoding beta-glucosidase: protein MDTTTGSAYDDAVRAVRMGGIDADEAANQLIQQMTDQEILGLLDGDSPRLLLPFIPILLDRVPFVAGAVPRLGIPGIRFSDGGRGVVIGASTAFPVTIARAATWDPSLEKRVGVAIGLETRARGANYSASVCVNLLRHPAWGRAQECYGEDPVLTARMGSALTRGVRVNTMACVKHFALNSMENERFEVDVAVDEHSLHEVYLPHFKAVVDAGADSVMSAYNRVRGEYMDVNRALLTDVLRNEWGFSGFVTSDWVFGTHDAVVSLEAGMDVEMPLRLLRARALPAALSNGVLARATVLQSARRILRTCVQHAAARESAVPSRAVIASPAHRALAHEVATKSIVLLKNEAVGAAPLLPLAPATRHLAVIGRLAGRANLGDHGSSRVRPPSTVSPLRGLREALPGVRITTTNGRNEHRAAALAAAAETAIVVVGLDQHDEGESVVTGGVDVGVLGREFGSGPLRRLLIGLAHLASRFVRGGDRSSLKLRPSDERLIQVVASANPRTVVVLVSGSAILTEAWRDRVPAFLFAWYGGMEGGRALASVLTGSEEPGGRLPFVLPTDAAHLPFFDSTAKSVVYDNQWGQRRLDGRGHRPAYPFGFGLGYTTIEHRLIDHTLDNAGGSANVHVTNKGNRKGSTVVQVYAADVSLRRPVAQLLGFRKVTLQPGAETTVRVVLDAGPTLQRDSTTRRWSPRSGSGPCKRANTARTAGRTQSACDVRRV from the coding sequence ATGGACACGACGACGGGCAGCGCGTACGACGACGCAGTCCGGGCAGTCCGGATGGGTGGGATTGATGCGGATGAAGCTGCCAACCAACTGATCCAACAGATGACGGATCAGGAGATCCTCGGGCTGCTCGACGGCGACTCGCCCAGGTTGCTGCTCCCCTTCATCCCGATCCTGTTGGACAGGGTGCCCTTCGTGGCCGGGGCGGTCCCGCGGCTCGGCATACCGGGCATTCGGTTCAGCGACGGTGGCCGCGGTGTAGTGATCGGCGCCTCCACAGCTTTCCCGGTCACAATTGCACGGGCAGCAACCTGGGATCCATCGCTGGAAAAACGCGTCGGAGTCGCCATCGGTCTGGAAACCAGGGCCCGGGGAGCGAACTACTCGGCCTCGGTCTGCGTGAATTTGCTTCGCCACCCAGCATGGGGCCGGGCGCAGGAGTGCTACGGGGAGGATCCGGTACTCACAGCCCGGATGGGATCGGCCCTTACCCGAGGTGTGCGGGTGAACACGATGGCGTGCGTCAAGCACTTCGCGCTCAACTCGATGGAGAACGAGCGCTTTGAGGTGGACGTGGCGGTGGATGAACACTCCTTGCACGAGGTGTATCTGCCGCACTTCAAAGCGGTCGTTGACGCCGGAGCAGACTCCGTCATGAGTGCCTACAACCGTGTGCGAGGCGAGTACATGGATGTCAACCGAGCCCTGCTCACGGACGTTTTGCGGAACGAGTGGGGCTTCTCCGGGTTCGTGACGAGCGACTGGGTGTTCGGGACGCACGACGCGGTCGTCAGCCTCGAGGCGGGAATGGACGTGGAGATGCCGCTCCGGTTGCTGCGCGCCCGCGCCCTGCCAGCCGCGCTGAGCAACGGTGTCTTGGCCCGTGCCACCGTGCTGCAGTCCGCACGCCGCATTCTGCGCACGTGCGTGCAGCACGCCGCGGCCCGGGAATCAGCGGTCCCTTCACGTGCCGTCATCGCCTCTCCGGCCCACCGGGCGCTTGCCCACGAGGTCGCGACAAAGTCGATCGTCCTGCTGAAGAACGAAGCCGTCGGCGCGGCGCCGCTGCTGCCGTTGGCTCCCGCTACCCGGCATCTCGCCGTGATCGGACGGCTCGCCGGAAGAGCGAACCTCGGCGATCATGGCTCGTCACGCGTTCGGCCTCCCTCCACAGTCTCGCCGCTGCGGGGGCTGCGTGAGGCGCTTCCAGGGGTCAGGATCACTACGACGAATGGTCGGAACGAGCACCGCGCGGCGGCTTTGGCGGCCGCAGCGGAGACGGCGATCGTCGTTGTAGGCCTGGACCAGCATGACGAGGGTGAATCCGTCGTCACCGGAGGTGTCGACGTGGGCGTGCTCGGTCGGGAATTCGGCTCAGGCCCTCTCCGTCGGTTGCTCATCGGACTCGCACACCTGGCCTCCCGCTTCGTCCGGGGCGGCGACCGCAGCTCCCTGAAGCTCCGCCCCTCTGACGAGCGGCTTATCCAGGTGGTCGCCAGCGCGAACCCCCGGACCGTCGTCGTGCTTGTCAGCGGCAGTGCGATCCTCACCGAGGCATGGCGTGACCGCGTTCCAGCGTTCCTCTTTGCCTGGTACGGCGGTATGGAGGGCGGCCGCGCGCTTGCGAGTGTGCTGACCGGCAGCGAGGAGCCCGGCGGACGGCTGCCCTTTGTGCTGCCAACGGACGCCGCACATCTGCCATTCTTCGACTCCACCGCAAAGTCTGTTGTCTATGACAACCAATGGGGTCAGCGCAGGCTCGACGGCAGGGGGCACAGGCCTGCGTACCCGTTTGGATTCGGCCTGGGCTATACAACCATCGAGCACCGACTCATTGACCACACGTTGGACAACGCAGGCGGCAGCGCGAACGTGCACGTAACGAACAAGGGCAACCGCAAGGGCTCAACCGTCGTTCAGGTCTACGCGGCAGATGTGTCCCTCCGCAGACCTGTGGCTCAGCTCCTGGGCTTCCGGAAGGTGACCCTGCAGCCTGGCGCGGAGACGACTGTGCGGGTCGTTTTGGATGCGGGCCCCACCCTGCAGCGCGATTCGACCACACGGCGCTGGTCTCCCCGTTCGGGGAGTGGGCCCTGCAAGCGAGCCAACACAGCCCGGACAGCTGGGAGAACGCAATCCGCTTGCGACGTACGGAGGGTCTGA
- a CDS encoding MGDG synthase family glycosyltransferase, with the protein MRTTSARTKASASGQRILILSAGVGSGHNSAAAAVQQACTARADTAEVQVLDVLQVSSVLYRALLGKGYFVLVEDLPWLVEWGYDISNPPYRRRGPIDPWTRVNAAPVVSAIKRFRPTAIVCTHFLPAQLLASLLLRGVIDAKTAVVTTDYDFQGLSLSGAFHKIFVAREEGKVELMALGLPSDRVAATGIPISKQLTPAPERNANKPPMLLISAGATGGDYVVSVVRQTMHMRSEFTATVVCGHNDALRQRIEALVASAGDRYSVLGFTSEMPQLLQRADLFVGKPGGLSASECMAAGLPMVLVNPIPGQEVRNGDYLMEQGAAVRCNAAATIGWKIDEVLREPGRLQKMQSAAQRTGRPNAAADVLSALLGGPSRPLVVTRAAQRTILAASEQRFVATDLTGPSSLVRLVDQASGGTVALLQEEELADLQKRYSTPDGDLVLRPSKASLLLHWEERRLLRAMLRGDDALPVRVEGRLAPFRDLPG; encoded by the coding sequence ATGCGCACAACGTCGGCACGAACCAAAGCCTCCGCCAGCGGACAGCGCATTTTAATACTGTCCGCAGGCGTGGGATCGGGACATAACAGCGCCGCAGCGGCGGTACAGCAAGCTTGCACCGCCCGCGCTGACACCGCCGAGGTGCAGGTGCTGGACGTGCTGCAGGTAAGCAGCGTTCTCTACCGCGCACTGCTGGGCAAGGGCTACTTCGTCCTCGTAGAAGACTTGCCCTGGCTGGTCGAGTGGGGCTACGACATCAGCAACCCGCCGTACCGGCGTCGTGGCCCGATCGACCCCTGGACGCGGGTGAATGCCGCCCCGGTTGTCAGTGCCATCAAGCGCTTCCGGCCCACCGCGATTGTCTGCACGCATTTCCTCCCAGCCCAGCTGTTGGCCTCACTTCTCCTTCGCGGCGTGATCGATGCAAAGACAGCTGTGGTGACCACCGACTATGACTTCCAGGGCCTATCGCTCTCAGGCGCCTTCCACAAGATCTTTGTGGCCAGGGAGGAGGGAAAGGTGGAGCTCATGGCGCTCGGCCTTCCTTCCGACCGTGTCGCTGCTACGGGAATTCCGATCAGCAAACAGCTCACTCCAGCGCCCGAGCGCAATGCCAACAAGCCGCCGATGCTGCTCATCTCGGCGGGCGCGACCGGTGGCGACTACGTTGTCTCAGTGGTGCGGCAGACGATGCACATGCGCTCCGAGTTCACAGCCACGGTCGTGTGCGGACACAACGATGCATTGCGCCAGCGCATCGAGGCGCTCGTCGCGTCGGCTGGCGACCGCTACAGCGTGCTCGGATTCACGTCGGAAATGCCGCAACTGCTGCAGCGCGCGGACCTGTTCGTGGGCAAGCCGGGCGGGCTCTCGGCGTCGGAGTGCATGGCTGCGGGGCTCCCCATGGTGCTTGTGAACCCGATCCCTGGTCAGGAGGTCCGCAACGGGGATTACCTCATGGAGCAGGGGGCGGCTGTCCGCTGCAACGCAGCGGCAACCATCGGCTGGAAAATCGATGAGGTGCTGCGCGAACCCGGCCGCCTACAGAAGATGCAGTCGGCGGCGCAGAGAACAGGTCGCCCCAATGCCGCGGCCGACGTACTAAGCGCCCTGCTGGGCGGACCGTCCCGCCCGCTGGTCGTGACGCGGGCGGCGCAAAGGACAATTCTTGCCGCCAGCGAGCAGCGCTTCGTCGCCACAGATCTCACGGGGCCTTCCTCATTGGTCCGCTTGGTTGACCAGGCTTCGGGCGGCACGGTTGCCCTGCTGCAAGAGGAGGAGTTGGCGGATTTGCAGAAGCGGTACTCGACGCCGGACGGAGACTTGGTGCTGCGCCCAAGCAAAGCGTCCCTGCTTCTCCACTGGGAGGAACGTCGGCTGCTCCGGGCTATGCTGCGGGGCGACGACGCGCTGCCTGTCCGTGTCGAGGGGCGGTTGGCGCCGTTCCGTGATCTTCCCGGATAA
- a CDS encoding 2-hydroxyacid dehydrogenase, whose amino-acid sequence MSRVVVTGRIPHAAIEKLRTEHDVDAWNGPESIGREELLRRVAGADAIVSLLTERVDAELLDAAGPQLKVVANVAVGYDNIDVPACTARGVVATNTPGVLTDATADIAFGLILMATRRLGEGERLIRSGEAWKWGMFFLLGSSLQGKTLGVVGMGGIGQATARRAKAFGMDIVYQSRSEIDPTIAAELDARRVDLDELLAVSDVVSLHCPYGPATHHLIGTEQLAAMKSSAFLVNTARGPIVDENALATALREGSIAGAGLDVYEQEPRVHPGLLELENVALLPHLGSATVETRTAMAMLAADNTLAVLSGEQPPAPIA is encoded by the coding sequence ATGAGCCGGGTTGTCGTCACGGGACGCATCCCCCACGCTGCGATTGAAAAACTTCGCACCGAACACGACGTCGATGCCTGGAACGGCCCGGAATCCATTGGGCGCGAGGAACTCCTGCGTCGCGTAGCTGGTGCCGACGCGATCGTGTCCCTGCTTACCGAGCGAGTTGATGCCGAACTGCTCGACGCAGCCGGACCGCAGCTCAAAGTCGTGGCGAACGTCGCCGTCGGATATGACAACATTGACGTGCCCGCCTGCACCGCGCGCGGTGTCGTCGCCACCAACACGCCCGGTGTGCTCACCGACGCCACAGCGGACATCGCGTTCGGCCTCATCCTCATGGCGACCCGTCGGCTCGGTGAGGGCGAACGCCTTATCCGCTCGGGCGAGGCATGGAAGTGGGGCATGTTTTTCCTGCTCGGGTCCAGCCTTCAAGGAAAGACACTCGGCGTCGTCGGCATGGGCGGCATCGGCCAGGCAACCGCGCGCCGGGCCAAAGCCTTCGGCATGGACATCGTGTACCAGTCCCGCAGCGAAATCGATCCCACGATCGCCGCCGAGTTGGACGCACGCCGCGTCGATCTCGACGAGCTGCTGGCCGTTTCCGACGTCGTCTCGCTGCACTGCCCGTATGGTCCTGCCACTCACCACCTGATCGGAACCGAGCAACTGGCTGCGATGAAGAGTTCCGCGTTCCTCGTCAACACCGCCCGCGGACCTATCGTCGATGAGAATGCGCTGGCAACTGCGCTCCGGGAAGGTTCTATCGCGGGAGCCGGTCTCGACGTTTACGAGCAGGAGCCCCGCGTCCATCCGGGGCTGCTGGAGTTGGAAAATGTTGCGCTCCTGCCGCACCTTGGCTCGGCGACGGTAGAGACGCGCACCGCCATGGCCATGCTCGCCGCCGACAACACCCTCGCAGTGCTGAGCGGGGAACAACCCCCTGCACCGATCGCTTAG
- a CDS encoding pyridoxal phosphate-dependent aminotransferase has protein sequence MQQLAHRLERLGTETAFSVAQAAAAWKAKGNLVYPFHLGDINIPTAPHIVEAMTKAIADGYTGYCPGPGIPQLREALAEDLGSRRGMTFSADNVVVMTGGKPVITKFLQAVMNPGQEVLYPNPGFPIYESQIEYLGGTAVPYRYLPTSQGFSIDLDQVRASITPNTVAIIYNDLQNPISAESTTAEREAIAQLAQEHNLWVLSDEAYFETRYEGASSSIASIPGMAERTVILYTFSKKFAMTGSRLGCAVAPLEIAKVLSTLNTNDESCTTHYVQWAGIEALRGTQEPVQQMLDILRERRDATCKLVNSVPGMHVAVPQSTFYLFPDVTDVMEKMGYTAVGDFASDALYKTGVSFCTREHFGRRQPGEERQYIRLAYSGIDVADIRDGLGRLREWIVAA, from the coding sequence ATGCAGCAACTCGCGCATCGACTCGAACGGCTCGGCACCGAAACCGCCTTTAGCGTTGCCCAAGCTGCGGCGGCCTGGAAGGCGAAGGGAAATCTGGTGTACCCCTTCCACCTCGGCGACATCAACATCCCGACCGCGCCACATATCGTCGAAGCCATGACCAAGGCAATCGCTGACGGCTACACGGGCTATTGCCCCGGCCCGGGCATCCCACAGCTCCGGGAAGCCCTCGCCGAGGACCTCGGCTCCCGCCGCGGCATGACTTTCTCTGCCGACAACGTCGTGGTGATGACGGGCGGCAAGCCGGTCATCACCAAGTTCCTGCAGGCGGTGATGAACCCCGGGCAGGAGGTGCTCTACCCGAATCCCGGCTTCCCCATCTATGAGTCGCAGATCGAATACCTCGGAGGCACAGCGGTGCCGTACCGGTACCTCCCCACGAGCCAGGGCTTCTCGATCGACCTGGACCAAGTGCGCGCGTCCATCACCCCGAACACGGTGGCGATCATCTACAACGACCTCCAGAATCCCATCTCAGCGGAGTCGACCACAGCCGAGCGCGAAGCCATCGCGCAGCTCGCCCAGGAGCACAATCTATGGGTGCTCTCCGACGAGGCCTACTTCGAGACCCGTTACGAGGGCGCCTCCAGCTCGATCGCCTCGATTCCCGGTATGGCGGAACGTACTGTCATCCTTTACACCTTCAGCAAGAAGTTCGCCATGACCGGCTCACGGCTAGGCTGCGCAGTCGCACCACTTGAGATCGCAAAAGTCCTCAGCACGCTCAACACCAACGATGAATCATGCACAACCCATTACGTGCAATGGGCAGGCATCGAAGCACTCCGCGGCACCCAGGAACCCGTCCAGCAGATGCTGGACATCCTGCGTGAGCGCCGGGATGCTACCTGCAAGCTCGTCAATTCCGTCCCCGGAATGCACGTCGCCGTGCCGCAATCGACCTTCTACCTGTTCCCCGACGTCACCGACGTCATGGAGAAAATGGGGTACACGGCAGTGGGCGACTTCGCAAGCGACGCTCTGTACAAGACCGGAGTCTCCTTCTGCACGCGTGAGCACTTCGGCCGGCGCCAACCCGGTGAAGAACGGCAGTACATCCGGCTCGCCTACTCAGGCATCGACGTAGCGGACATCCGCGACGGCCTCGGCCGCCTCCGCGAATGGATCGTGGCCGCATGA